A single window of Dendropsophus ebraccatus isolate aDenEbr1 chromosome 5, aDenEbr1.pat, whole genome shotgun sequence DNA harbors:
- the MIS12 gene encoding protein MIS12 homolog isoform X1, translated as MFISSEKMSVVPMSYETQFFGFTPQTCILRLYIAFQDYLFDVLLVVESVILKKIEKIPDCRISRMEVRESTQKYLTFVNEHFNQLFQKMEFCLLKMVLNIPRNVVLPEDKVNAECPYSREKYDTLQSETKSLQARYKAELLASQALLAELEEQKVVQAELGKILVWFDNMDKIYREHGNPELLESFAFMVQTSKKLQGTVKEIDVKHKKLKLDVTSMNVI; from the coding sequence ATCTTCTGAAAAAATGTCTGTTGTACCGATGAGTTACGAAACCCAGTTTTTTGGGTTTACACCCCAAACATGCATCCTCCGACTGTACATTGCATTTCAAGACTACTTATTTGACGTGTTGCTGGTTGTGGAAAGTGTAATCCTTAAGAAGATAGAGAAAATTCCCGACTGTAGGATTAGCCGAATGGAGGTTCGCGAAAGCACTCAGAAGTATTTGACTTTTGTGAATGAACATTTTAATCAGTTGTTTCAGAAGATGGAGTTCTGTCTATTGAAAATGGTACTGAACATACCGCGAAATGTTGTCCTGCCAGAAGACAAGGTCAACGCAGAATGTCCATATAGCAGAGAAAAGTATGACACTCTACAAAGCGAAACCAAGTCACTTCAAGCACGGTACAAAGCAGAATtacttgcttctcaggctcttTTAGCTGAACTGGAGGAACAGAAAGTCGTACAGGCAGAGCTGGGAAAGATACTGGTCTGGTTTGATAATATGGACAAAATCTACAGAGAACATGGAAACCCAGAACTTCTGGAGAGCTTTGCATTTATGGTCCAGACTTCAAAGAAACTTCAGGGCACAGTTAAGGAAATAGATGTTAAACATAAGAAACTGAAACTTGATGTAACATCCATGAATGTTATCTGA
- the MIS12 gene encoding protein MIS12 homolog isoform X2, giving the protein MSVVPMSYETQFFGFTPQTCILRLYIAFQDYLFDVLLVVESVILKKIEKIPDCRISRMEVRESTQKYLTFVNEHFNQLFQKMEFCLLKMVLNIPRNVVLPEDKVNAECPYSREKYDTLQSETKSLQARYKAELLASQALLAELEEQKVVQAELGKILVWFDNMDKIYREHGNPELLESFAFMVQTSKKLQGTVKEIDVKHKKLKLDVTSMNVI; this is encoded by the coding sequence ATGTCTGTTGTACCGATGAGTTACGAAACCCAGTTTTTTGGGTTTACACCCCAAACATGCATCCTCCGACTGTACATTGCATTTCAAGACTACTTATTTGACGTGTTGCTGGTTGTGGAAAGTGTAATCCTTAAGAAGATAGAGAAAATTCCCGACTGTAGGATTAGCCGAATGGAGGTTCGCGAAAGCACTCAGAAGTATTTGACTTTTGTGAATGAACATTTTAATCAGTTGTTTCAGAAGATGGAGTTCTGTCTATTGAAAATGGTACTGAACATACCGCGAAATGTTGTCCTGCCAGAAGACAAGGTCAACGCAGAATGTCCATATAGCAGAGAAAAGTATGACACTCTACAAAGCGAAACCAAGTCACTTCAAGCACGGTACAAAGCAGAATtacttgcttctcaggctcttTTAGCTGAACTGGAGGAACAGAAAGTCGTACAGGCAGAGCTGGGAAAGATACTGGTCTGGTTTGATAATATGGACAAAATCTACAGAGAACATGGAAACCCAGAACTTCTGGAGAGCTTTGCATTTATGGTCCAGACTTCAAAGAAACTTCAGGGCACAGTTAAGGAAATAGATGTTAAACATAAGAAACTGAAACTTGATGTAACATCCATGAATGTTATCTGA